One genomic window of Stigmatella ashevillena includes the following:
- a CDS encoding class I adenylate-forming enzyme family protein, which yields MIDLLPAGARVVVRLPNGPGLAKALLDCFDRELVAVPLHPRSTDSAVRGIVDRVAASAVLDERGLHDTGHPAAHPEAEGLAFLMFTSGSTGPQKGVMLGRKAVLGNAAKTARLHGLTPDRPHGTCLPLYHCNALVMSLLGTHLTGTPLVLHNGADPAGYFAALRAAGARTASIVPALLADLLDVAPEWPEGLEYLITAAAPLTPELARRFHDRYGPRLRQGYGLTEAVNFSFTTPLLDESAFTRQYLDQHPPVGVALPETELRLVDGEVWVRTPDMMRGYWQDPAATAAALTEDGWLRTGDLGELREGLLVLRGRAGERINRGGEKHHPLDVERIWREAGLGGRFAAVAVAEPTLGHEFGLVATDQQVEAVRAVCENSPLRPASVQFGGFQATSTGKPQRKAMGRSLVALRYAPARYERLLRYASATAHDLLRSGVDDAGLRALAGHVDAPAREGEEAVFEALEFMRAHWHQRADPALAEAKARWRERLSTEWPLAGYAELAERLREAHPGAVVTRHLPTSTTPDGCPWALGPLLSFLNDPTQEPGGRWHGLAGLREAGFAVVGCALLRAGRHDLGGVLWAHTPTSENRGNA from the coding sequence ATGATCGATCTCCTGCCTGCCGGTGCCCGAGTGGTGGTGCGGCTGCCCAATGGACCCGGCTTGGCCAAGGCCCTGCTCGACTGCTTCGACCGCGAACTCGTCGCGGTGCCCCTGCACCCGCGCAGCACGGACAGCGCGGTGCGCGGCATCGTCGACCGGGTCGCCGCCTCCGCCGTGCTGGACGAGCGCGGGCTGCACGACACCGGCCACCCCGCCGCGCACCCAGAGGCCGAGGGCCTGGCGTTCCTGATGTTCACCTCGGGCTCCACCGGCCCGCAGAAGGGCGTCATGCTCGGCCGGAAGGCGGTGCTGGGCAACGCGGCCAAGACCGCCAGGCTCCACGGGCTCACCCCCGACCGGCCGCACGGCACCTGCCTGCCGCTGTACCACTGCAACGCGCTGGTCATGTCATTGCTGGGCACGCACCTGACCGGCACCCCCCTGGTGCTGCACAACGGCGCGGACCCGGCCGGGTACTTCGCCGCGCTGCGTGCCGCCGGGGCCCGGACCGCCTCCATCGTGCCCGCGCTGCTGGCCGACCTGCTGGATGTCGCACCGGAGTGGCCGGAGGGCCTGGAGTACCTGATCACCGCGGCCGCGCCGCTGACCCCGGAGCTGGCCCGCCGCTTCCACGACCGCTACGGCCCGAGGCTGCGCCAGGGCTACGGCCTGACCGAGGCGGTGAACTTCAGCTTCACCACGCCCTTGCTCGACGAGTCCGCGTTCACCCGCCAGTACCTGGACCAGCACCCGCCGGTCGGCGTGGCGCTGCCGGAGACCGAGCTGCGGCTGGTCGACGGCGAGGTGTGGGTGCGGACCCCGGACATGATGCGCGGCTACTGGCAGGACCCGGCGGCCACGGCCGCGGCGCTGACCGAGGACGGCTGGCTGCGCACCGGGGACCTCGGTGAGCTGCGCGAGGGCCTGCTGGTGCTGCGGGGCCGGGCCGGGGAGCGCATCAACCGGGGAGGGGAGAAGCACCACCCACTGGACGTCGAGCGGATCTGGCGCGAGGCCGGGCTTGGCGGGCGGTTCGCGGCGGTGGCCGTCGCCGAACCCACGCTCGGCCACGAGTTCGGGCTCGTCGCCACGGACCAGCAGGTGGAGGCCGTGCGCGCGGTGTGCGAGAACAGCCCGCTGCGGCCCGCCTCGGTGCAGTTCGGGGGATTCCAGGCCACCTCGACCGGCAAACCCCAGCGCAAGGCCATGGGCCGCTCGCTGGTCGCGCTGCGCTACGCGCCCGCCCGGTACGAGCGGCTGCTGCGCTACGCCTCGGCCACCGCGCACGACCTGCTCCGCTCCGGTGTGGACGATGCCGGGCTGCGTGCCCTGGCCGGGCACGTGGACGCGCCCGCGCGAGAGGGCGAGGAGGCGGTGTTCGAGGCGCTGGAGTTCATGCGCGCCCACTGGCACCAGCGTGCCGACCCCGCGCTGGCGGAGGCGAAAGCCCGCTGGCGCGAGCGGTTGAGCACCGAATGGCCACTGGCCGGGTATGCCGAACTCGCCGAGCGCCTGCGCGAGGCCCACCCGGGCGCGGTGGTGACCCGCCACCTGCCCACGAGCACGACCCCCGACGGATGCCCGTGGGCACTTGGCCCACTGCTGTCCTTTTTGAATGACCCCACCCAGGAGCCGGGCGGCCGGTGGCACGGGCTCGCCGGACTGCGCGAGGCGGGCTTCGCCGTCGTCGGCTGCGCACTGCTGCGCGCGGGCCGCCACGACCTCGGCGGCGTGCTGTGGGCCCATACCCCGACGAGCGAAAACAGAGGCAACGCATGA